A genomic segment from Syngnathus scovelli strain Florida chromosome 3, RoL_Ssco_1.2, whole genome shotgun sequence encodes:
- the isl1a gene encoding insulin gene enhancer protein isl-1 isoform X3: MGDMGDPPKNLEWHAACLKCAECSQYLDESCTCFVRDGKTYCKRDYIRLYGIKCAKCNIGFSKNDFVMRARSKVYHIECFRCVACSRQLIPGDEFALREDGLFCRADHDVVERATLGHGDPLSPLHPARPLQMAAEPISTRQSALRPHIHKQPEKTTRVRTVLNEKQLHTLRTCYNANPRPDALMKEQLVEMTGLSPRVIRVWFQNKRCKDKKRSILMKQLQQQQPNDKTNIQGMTGTPMVAASPERHDGGIQANPVEVQSYQPPWKVLSDFALQSDIDQPAFQQLVSFSEGGPGSNSTGSEVASMSSQLPDTPNSMVSSPIEA; this comes from the exons ATGGGAGACATGGGGGATCCACCGAAAA ATTTGGAGTGGCACGCTGCCTGTCTCAAATGCGCCGAGTGCAGTCAGTACTTGGACGAGTCGTGCACGTGCTTCGTCAGAGACGGAAAGACATATTGTAAACGGGACTACATCAG GTTATACGGGATTAAATGCGCTAAATGCAACATCGGTTTCAGCAAGAACGACTTTGTAATGAGGGCCCGATCCAAAGTCTACCACATCGAATGTTTCCGCTGTGTGGCCTGCAGCagacagctcatcccgggggacgaATTCGCTCTGCGCGAAGACGGCCTCTTCTGCCGGGCTGATCATGACGTGGTGGAGCGGGCCACTCTGGGACACGGAGATCCGCTCAGTCCGCTGCACCCCGCCAGACCGCTGCAAATGGCAG CAGAGCCCATCTCCACCAGACAGTCTGCGCTCCGGCCCCACATCCACAAACAGCCAGAGAAGACTACTCGGGTTCGGACAGTACTAAACGAGAAGCAGCTACACACTTTGCGAACTTGCTATAATGCCAACCCGAGGCCCGATGCGCTGATGAAGGAGCAGCTGGTGGAGATGACTGGCCTCAGCCCGCGCGTCATCCGGGTCTGGTTCCAGAACAAGCggtgcaaagacaaaaaaaggagTATTCTGATGAAGCAACTTCAACAACAGCAGCCAAATGACAAGACG AACATCCAGGGAATGACAGGCACGCCGATGGTGGCGGCCAGTCCGGAGCGGCACGACGGCGGCATCCAAGCCAACCCTGTGGAGGTGCAGAGCTACCAGCCACCTTGGAAGGTCCTGAGCGACTTTGCTCTGCAGAGCGACATCGACCAGCCCGCCTTTCAGCAACTG GTTAGTTTTTCGGAGGGTGGACCGGGTTCAAACTCAACTGGCAGCGAGGTAGCGTCCATGTCATCTCAGCTTCCAGACACACCGAACAGCATGGTGTCAAGTCCGATTGAAGCCTGA
- the isl1a gene encoding insulin gene enhancer protein isl-1 isoform X2, producing MGDMGDPPKKKRPVSLCVGCGNQIHDQYILRVSPDLEWHAACLKCAECSQYLDESCTCFVRDGKTYCKRDYIRLYGIKCAKCNIGFSKNDFVMRARSKVYHIECFRCVACSRQLIPGDEFALREDGLFCRADHDVVERATLGHGDPLSPLHPARPLQMAEPISTRQSALRPHIHKQPEKTTRVRTVLNEKQLHTLRTCYNANPRPDALMKEQLVEMTGLSPRVIRVWFQNKRCKDKKRSILMKQLQQQQPNDKTNIQGMTGTPMVAASPERHDGGIQANPVEVQSYQPPWKVLSDFALQSDIDQPAFQQLVSFSEGGPGSNSTGSEVASMSSQLPDTPNSMVSSPIEA from the exons ATGGGAGACATGGGGGATCCACCGAAAA AAAAACGGCCGGTGTCTCTGTGTGTGGGCTGTGGAAACCAGATCCACGATCAGTACATCCTGCGGGTCTCCCCAGATTTGGAGTGGCACGCTGCCTGTCTCAAATGCGCCGAGTGCAGTCAGTACTTGGACGAGTCGTGCACGTGCTTCGTCAGAGACGGAAAGACATATTGTAAACGGGACTACATCAG GTTATACGGGATTAAATGCGCTAAATGCAACATCGGTTTCAGCAAGAACGACTTTGTAATGAGGGCCCGATCCAAAGTCTACCACATCGAATGTTTCCGCTGTGTGGCCTGCAGCagacagctcatcccgggggacgaATTCGCTCTGCGCGAAGACGGCCTCTTCTGCCGGGCTGATCATGACGTGGTGGAGCGGGCCACTCTGGGACACGGAGATCCGCTCAGTCCGCTGCACCCCGCCAGACCGCTGCAAATGGCAG AGCCCATCTCCACCAGACAGTCTGCGCTCCGGCCCCACATCCACAAACAGCCAGAGAAGACTACTCGGGTTCGGACAGTACTAAACGAGAAGCAGCTACACACTTTGCGAACTTGCTATAATGCCAACCCGAGGCCCGATGCGCTGATGAAGGAGCAGCTGGTGGAGATGACTGGCCTCAGCCCGCGCGTCATCCGGGTCTGGTTCCAGAACAAGCggtgcaaagacaaaaaaaggagTATTCTGATGAAGCAACTTCAACAACAGCAGCCAAATGACAAGACG AACATCCAGGGAATGACAGGCACGCCGATGGTGGCGGCCAGTCCGGAGCGGCACGACGGCGGCATCCAAGCCAACCCTGTGGAGGTGCAGAGCTACCAGCCACCTTGGAAGGTCCTGAGCGACTTTGCTCTGCAGAGCGACATCGACCAGCCCGCCTTTCAGCAACTG GTTAGTTTTTCGGAGGGTGGACCGGGTTCAAACTCAACTGGCAGCGAGGTAGCGTCCATGTCATCTCAGCTTCCAGACACACCGAACAGCATGGTGTCAAGTCCGATTGAAGCCTGA
- the isl1a gene encoding insulin gene enhancer protein isl-1 isoform X1 codes for MGDMGDPPKKKRPVSLCVGCGNQIHDQYILRVSPDLEWHAACLKCAECSQYLDESCTCFVRDGKTYCKRDYIRLYGIKCAKCNIGFSKNDFVMRARSKVYHIECFRCVACSRQLIPGDEFALREDGLFCRADHDVVERATLGHGDPLSPLHPARPLQMAAEPISTRQSALRPHIHKQPEKTTRVRTVLNEKQLHTLRTCYNANPRPDALMKEQLVEMTGLSPRVIRVWFQNKRCKDKKRSILMKQLQQQQPNDKTNIQGMTGTPMVAASPERHDGGIQANPVEVQSYQPPWKVLSDFALQSDIDQPAFQQLVSFSEGGPGSNSTGSEVASMSSQLPDTPNSMVSSPIEA; via the exons ATGGGAGACATGGGGGATCCACCGAAAA AAAAACGGCCGGTGTCTCTGTGTGTGGGCTGTGGAAACCAGATCCACGATCAGTACATCCTGCGGGTCTCCCCAGATTTGGAGTGGCACGCTGCCTGTCTCAAATGCGCCGAGTGCAGTCAGTACTTGGACGAGTCGTGCACGTGCTTCGTCAGAGACGGAAAGACATATTGTAAACGGGACTACATCAG GTTATACGGGATTAAATGCGCTAAATGCAACATCGGTTTCAGCAAGAACGACTTTGTAATGAGGGCCCGATCCAAAGTCTACCACATCGAATGTTTCCGCTGTGTGGCCTGCAGCagacagctcatcccgggggacgaATTCGCTCTGCGCGAAGACGGCCTCTTCTGCCGGGCTGATCATGACGTGGTGGAGCGGGCCACTCTGGGACACGGAGATCCGCTCAGTCCGCTGCACCCCGCCAGACCGCTGCAAATGGCAG CAGAGCCCATCTCCACCAGACAGTCTGCGCTCCGGCCCCACATCCACAAACAGCCAGAGAAGACTACTCGGGTTCGGACAGTACTAAACGAGAAGCAGCTACACACTTTGCGAACTTGCTATAATGCCAACCCGAGGCCCGATGCGCTGATGAAGGAGCAGCTGGTGGAGATGACTGGCCTCAGCCCGCGCGTCATCCGGGTCTGGTTCCAGAACAAGCggtgcaaagacaaaaaaaggagTATTCTGATGAAGCAACTTCAACAACAGCAGCCAAATGACAAGACG AACATCCAGGGAATGACAGGCACGCCGATGGTGGCGGCCAGTCCGGAGCGGCACGACGGCGGCATCCAAGCCAACCCTGTGGAGGTGCAGAGCTACCAGCCACCTTGGAAGGTCCTGAGCGACTTTGCTCTGCAGAGCGACATCGACCAGCCCGCCTTTCAGCAACTG GTTAGTTTTTCGGAGGGTGGACCGGGTTCAAACTCAACTGGCAGCGAGGTAGCGTCCATGTCATCTCAGCTTCCAGACACACCGAACAGCATGGTGTCAAGTCCGATTGAAGCCTGA
- the isl1a gene encoding insulin gene enhancer protein isl-1 isoform X5 produces the protein MGDMGDPPKNLEWHAACLKCAECSQYLDESCTCFVRDGKTYCKRDYISRQLIPGDEFALREDGLFCRADHDVVERATLGHGDPLSPLHPARPLQMAAEPISTRQSALRPHIHKQPEKTTRVRTVLNEKQLHTLRTCYNANPRPDALMKEQLVEMTGLSPRVIRVWFQNKRCKDKKRSILMKQLQQQQPNDKTNIQGMTGTPMVAASPERHDGGIQANPVEVQSYQPPWKVLSDFALQSDIDQPAFQQLVSFSEGGPGSNSTGSEVASMSSQLPDTPNSMVSSPIEA, from the exons ATGGGAGACATGGGGGATCCACCGAAAA ATTTGGAGTGGCACGCTGCCTGTCTCAAATGCGCCGAGTGCAGTCAGTACTTGGACGAGTCGTGCACGTGCTTCGTCAGAGACGGAAAGACATATTGTAAACGGGACTACATCAG CagacagctcatcccgggggacgaATTCGCTCTGCGCGAAGACGGCCTCTTCTGCCGGGCTGATCATGACGTGGTGGAGCGGGCCACTCTGGGACACGGAGATCCGCTCAGTCCGCTGCACCCCGCCAGACCGCTGCAAATGGCAG CAGAGCCCATCTCCACCAGACAGTCTGCGCTCCGGCCCCACATCCACAAACAGCCAGAGAAGACTACTCGGGTTCGGACAGTACTAAACGAGAAGCAGCTACACACTTTGCGAACTTGCTATAATGCCAACCCGAGGCCCGATGCGCTGATGAAGGAGCAGCTGGTGGAGATGACTGGCCTCAGCCCGCGCGTCATCCGGGTCTGGTTCCAGAACAAGCggtgcaaagacaaaaaaaggagTATTCTGATGAAGCAACTTCAACAACAGCAGCCAAATGACAAGACG AACATCCAGGGAATGACAGGCACGCCGATGGTGGCGGCCAGTCCGGAGCGGCACGACGGCGGCATCCAAGCCAACCCTGTGGAGGTGCAGAGCTACCAGCCACCTTGGAAGGTCCTGAGCGACTTTGCTCTGCAGAGCGACATCGACCAGCCCGCCTTTCAGCAACTG GTTAGTTTTTCGGAGGGTGGACCGGGTTCAAACTCAACTGGCAGCGAGGTAGCGTCCATGTCATCTCAGCTTCCAGACACACCGAACAGCATGGTGTCAAGTCCGATTGAAGCCTGA
- the isl1a gene encoding insulin gene enhancer protein isl-1 isoform X4, giving the protein MGDMGDPPKKKRPVSLCVGCGNQIHDQYILRVSPDLEWHAACLKCAECSQYLDESCTCFVRDGKTYCKRDYISRQLIPGDEFALREDGLFCRADHDVVERATLGHGDPLSPLHPARPLQMAAEPISTRQSALRPHIHKQPEKTTRVRTVLNEKQLHTLRTCYNANPRPDALMKEQLVEMTGLSPRVIRVWFQNKRCKDKKRSILMKQLQQQQPNDKTNIQGMTGTPMVAASPERHDGGIQANPVEVQSYQPPWKVLSDFALQSDIDQPAFQQLVSFSEGGPGSNSTGSEVASMSSQLPDTPNSMVSSPIEA; this is encoded by the exons ATGGGAGACATGGGGGATCCACCGAAAA AAAAACGGCCGGTGTCTCTGTGTGTGGGCTGTGGAAACCAGATCCACGATCAGTACATCCTGCGGGTCTCCCCAGATTTGGAGTGGCACGCTGCCTGTCTCAAATGCGCCGAGTGCAGTCAGTACTTGGACGAGTCGTGCACGTGCTTCGTCAGAGACGGAAAGACATATTGTAAACGGGACTACATCAG CagacagctcatcccgggggacgaATTCGCTCTGCGCGAAGACGGCCTCTTCTGCCGGGCTGATCATGACGTGGTGGAGCGGGCCACTCTGGGACACGGAGATCCGCTCAGTCCGCTGCACCCCGCCAGACCGCTGCAAATGGCAG CAGAGCCCATCTCCACCAGACAGTCTGCGCTCCGGCCCCACATCCACAAACAGCCAGAGAAGACTACTCGGGTTCGGACAGTACTAAACGAGAAGCAGCTACACACTTTGCGAACTTGCTATAATGCCAACCCGAGGCCCGATGCGCTGATGAAGGAGCAGCTGGTGGAGATGACTGGCCTCAGCCCGCGCGTCATCCGGGTCTGGTTCCAGAACAAGCggtgcaaagacaaaaaaaggagTATTCTGATGAAGCAACTTCAACAACAGCAGCCAAATGACAAGACG AACATCCAGGGAATGACAGGCACGCCGATGGTGGCGGCCAGTCCGGAGCGGCACGACGGCGGCATCCAAGCCAACCCTGTGGAGGTGCAGAGCTACCAGCCACCTTGGAAGGTCCTGAGCGACTTTGCTCTGCAGAGCGACATCGACCAGCCCGCCTTTCAGCAACTG GTTAGTTTTTCGGAGGGTGGACCGGGTTCAAACTCAACTGGCAGCGAGGTAGCGTCCATGTCATCTCAGCTTCCAGACACACCGAACAGCATGGTGTCAAGTCCGATTGAAGCCTGA